The Corallococcus exiguus genome segment TGCGACGCGCGATCCTCGGGCCGGAAGCCACGCAGCTCGCCGTCATACGTGTGCACGCCCGCGGAGGTGGCGGACATGGGCGAGCGGCGGAAGTGCTCCTCGAAGTACCCGTCCACGAAGCCGCGCAGCGCCACCTGTGCGGAGGATTCCGAGGGCGCGGCGGCCTGCACGTCGTCCCGGGCCGCGGGGCGGGACGTGGTGCAGCCAGGGGACAGCAGCAGCAACGCGGCGAGGACGCTCGGGGTTCGCAGTGCGTTCATGGAGCCTCTGGGGGAAGGAGACGCGGGGAGCGTCGCCCATGGCCCCTCACACGACAAGCGACCCGGAGAGTTGACATGAACCTGTCATATTGACAGGTTCCTGCCAATGCCACCGTTGACCCCAAAAGCAGAGACCTTCAGTGCCCTGGTCCTGGAGGTGTTCCAGTTGAATGGGTTGCTGCTCCAGGCTGGAGACCGGCTGAGCGCTCCGGCGGGACTGACGAGCGCCCGCTGGCAGGTGCTGGGCGTCATCGACCATGGTCCCGCCACGGTCGCGGCCGTGGCGCGCACGATGGGCCTCGCGCGGCAGAGCGTGCAGCAGACGGCGGACGCACTCGCGAGCGACGGGTTCGTGGAGTTCGTCGACAACCCGAATCACCAGCGGGCGAAGTGCGTCGCGCTCACGGCCGCCGGGCGCCGCGCCCTGCGCAAGGTCGAACAGGCGCATGCCACATGGGCGGACCGGTTGGGTGCCAGCCTCACCCCAGCGCTCCTCGACGCGGCGGTCGACGGCGTCCGCGCAGCGCGCCTGCGGCTTGAAAAGGACCTGGCCGAAGCGGAGCGCTCCCATGAAAAGTGACACCAGCATCCCCCTGCTCCCCTGCGTGGAGCTCACGTCGACGCTCGAGTTCTACGCGCTGCTCGGGTTCGAGGTGACGTACCAACAACGGGCACCCAATCCCTACGCGGCGACACAGCGGGGAGGTGCGCAGCTCCACTTCTTCGGCCTGAAGGGATTGGATCCGCTGAAGGCCTTCAGCAGCTGTCTGATCATCGTGGACGAGGTGGAGGAGCTGCACGCGCGCTTCCTCGACGCGCTGCGGAAGGCCTATGGCCGGACTCCCGTCCGGGGGCTCCCGCGCATGACTCGCATGCGGAAGGGACAGTCGCGCTTCACCCTCACCGACCCCTCCGGCAATTCGCTCATGTTCATCCGCCGGGATGAACCCGACGGTTATGGCGATGACGGGAACACACCCACCTCCATCCTCGGCAAGGCCCTCAAGACGGCCCGGCGCCTGCGCGACTTCAAGGGCGATGACGTCGCCGCCGCGAAGGTCCTGGATGCCGCGCTGAAGAAGCCGGACGCGGGGACGGAGAAGGAACGGGAACAGGCGCTCGCGGACCGCGCGGAGCTGGCCGTGGCCCTGGGGGAAGTGCCCGCCCCCCTGCGTCCCTGAAAGACGCCAGCGCTTCCTGAAGCGACGCATTTCTCTGCTCGCGCGGGAGTCCCCGCCTCCGGGCCATCTCGGCATGGCACCTGCAAATCCAAAGGCAAGCACCTCCAGCCCCATTGCTTGCCGAGGTCCCATGGCCGCCAATTACACGAAGTTCTTCGCTGGCTCCCGAAACATTCCGAAAGGAATCTCCCTCGGCTACCCCGTCCCCGGTCCGCAGGAGGCCAGCGCGGATCAAATCGCCGGACAGGCGTTCTTCGCCACGCCGAACGACTGGAGCGACATCCAGGCCTCGGCCTATGACTTCATCGTGATTGGCACCGGGCCCACCGGTGTGGCCTTCATCGAGCAGACGCTGAAGCACAACCCGAGCGCGCGCATCCTCGTGCTGGAGCGAGGCGGCTTCTGGTTGCCCACGCACTATCAGATGCTCCCGCTCGCATTCCAGGCCGCGACCGGCTCACCGCCCACCACGTACCCGTGGACGCGCACGACGCGGATGGCGACCACGGAGTTGGAGTTCTTCCAGGCCGGCTACATCCCCGTGCTGGGCGGACGCTCCACCTACTGGAGCGCCTGGTGCCCCGCCCCGACTCCCGACCTGATGCGCGACTGGCCACAGGAGCTGATCGACGTCACGCTCCAGCCGGGCTTCTGGGACCGCGCCCGCGCGTTCCTGCACGTCACCACGATGGACAAGGTCCACGACGGCGTCTACGGCAGCCTCCAGCATCAAATCGATGTGAACCTCCGGGAGAACTTCAAGCGCTACGTGCCCTCGGCGGAGAGCGCGTTCCCGGCCCCCATCGCCGTGGGCCACACGCCCTGGAAGGGCGTGAAGTTCTACAAGTACTCCACCGTGGGCACGCTGCTGGACCTGCAGCAATCACAGAAGGCGCTGGCGGCCCAGGGCAAGGGGCAGCCCCTGGCCATCGTCGACCACTGCGTCGTGGACCGCCTGGTGCATGACGGCCATGGGACGGTCACCGCGCTGGAGACCACCCGCGGCCCGCTGGCGGTGAGCTCGGCGAAGGTCGTGCTGGCGATGGGGACCATCCCGCCCGCGACGCTGCTGATGAACTCCTTCAAGGAGGCCCTGCCGAACATCGGCAAGCGTTACACCGGCCACTTCATGTCTCACATCACGGCGCGCGTGAAGCGCTCGGCGTTCAAGGACCTGGCCGCGCTGGAGATTGGCGCCACCTACCTGGACGGCAAGGCACCCAATGGCTTGCAGTACCACGTGCAGACCAGCGCCTTCGCCTCCGCGAACCCGGAGGCCGACGAGAGCACCATCGCCCACGAGGCGCCGGACGCGGCGGCCGTCGCGTCGATGGCGCAGCTGAAGGGCTCCGAGGATTACGTCGTGTTCGTCTGCGCGACCCTGGGCGAGGTGAGCGAGAAGAACCCCGACAACTGGATCCGGATGAATGGCGGCACCGACCCCGCCACCAACATCACCCTCCAGCTCCAGCCCGGCGTGCAGGACCACCACCTGTGGGACGTGCTCGACGAGGCGACCTACCAGTCCATCGACGTCATGGCCGGGCATGCCGGGTGCTCGAACCCGGAGGTCGAGTACTGGGTCGACGACGCGAGCGGCAACGGCGGCCGTTGGCAATCCGAGCGGCCGGACCGGAAGAAGATCCGCCTGAACATCATCGTGCACGAAGCCTCGCCGCTGTGGATGGGCAGGGACCCGGCGACGTCGGTGGTCGGTCTGGACTACCGGCCACACGGCGTCCACAACGTCTACGTGACGGGCGGCGCGTTGTTCCCCACTTCGGGCTCGTGGAACCCCACGCTCACCATGTGCGGTCTGGCGCAGGACCTGGCGGACCGCCTGCGCGGCTGAGGCGGTCCCTCAGAGGGAACAGCCCTCCGCACGCGCCGCGGTTGGCTTTTTCCCGGGGCTTTCGAGCAGCGACTGCCAATCACTGAAGCGGTGGACCTGCGAACAGAGCGCGGACATGGAGGCACCGTGCCCTGTTCCAATGAGGACGCCCTGCGCACGCATGCCCTTGCGTGCCGAGGCCTGAGCCATCAAGCCTCGCGTCTTTTCGGAGACAGCGAACTCACCATCACTGACGAGGAGGAGGTCAGAGCGCGACCACGCTTCGGAGTCCAGCCGGGAAACGGCGCGTTCGAGTGGAGCCTCCACGTCCGTGCCTCCGGCGAAGGAATGGGTGAGAAAGGCCATCAGCCGAGCGAGTCCCGACTCCGTCAGCGACAGTTCGTGCTCCGCGACGTCTCCGGGTCCACTGAAGGAGTAGAGATAGCAGGCGCGCTTTTCCGTGAAGGCCACCCGGACCGATTCCAGGACCAGCGCCTTGGCGACGGTTTCGGGGAGTCCCGTCATGGAGCCGGAGGTATCCAGGCAGATGAGGATGGGGCCGCGTGTCATTGGCGGAGAGGCGCGCTGCTGCGCCTCCAGGGCCTCACGCTCCGTCTGGAACCGCTCCAGCACCGTCCCGTCGACCTTGTAGGTCAGCAGGGTCCGCTCGGCGCGGCGGGCGTGCCAGAGCCGCCGCAGCGTCGGGTGTCCCAGCAACACGGCTTCCGGAGGAAGCATCCGCTGGATGTCTCCGGAGCGTTCGATACCGCGAGTCTCCGAACGGGCGAACGGGCTGCGGACCTCCCGGCGTTCCTCATGGACCCGCCGCATGGGCCCGATGACGGTCTCCATCACGGGAGGCTGGGACGCGTCCTCCGAGGTCTTCATCCGCCCGAGCACCTGGATGAGGTGCCTCAAGGCGGGAAGCTTCTCCAGCAGCTCACGGAGCCGGGCCACCTCCAACCATCCCCGTGAACGGAACAGCCCGCGCCCCAGGTCCCAGCCTCGGCCCAACATCATGGCGAGCTCGCCGAAGACCTCCTCCAACTGCGCCCAGATTCGCACCCGCTCCTGCCAGGCCATTTGGATCCGCTCCCGAAGGACCGCCTGTCCCTGGTTCTTCGCCAGCCGCGCGGCCTCCTCCTGGAGCGTGGCAAGGGTGCTTGCGTCGAGCGGTTCCTCGAGAACAACCGTCCGCCCCTTGGCCTTGAAGGTCGTCGGTTCGGAGGGAGAGGTGCCTGAAGCGGCCTGGGCCTTCTGCCGGCGTGCACGCTCCTGCTTCATCAGCTCCCGAAGTTGCGCGGCTTCCCACTCCGCGCACTTCTGGGCCACGGTCGCGGTGCCTTCGAGGACGTCCAGCAGCAGCGCTTCGACGAGGGACGCCTCGCCCTTGCAGAAATGCGGCAATCGCAGGTCCGTGAGCTCCTGCTGAAGGAGCTCCGCGGTCGGACGGTCCGGCCAGGAGAGCCCCTCTAGCGAAGGGAGCGAACCGTCCATCAGGGCCGAATGCCACTGGAGCACTCCGGCGACGCGGTCCCGCAGGGTCCCATTC includes the following:
- a CDS encoding MarR family winged helix-turn-helix transcriptional regulator, with translation MPPLTPKAETFSALVLEVFQLNGLLLQAGDRLSAPAGLTSARWQVLGVIDHGPATVAAVARTMGLARQSVQQTADALASDGFVEFVDNPNHQRAKCVALTAAGRRALRKVEQAHATWADRLGASLTPALLDAAVDGVRAARLRLEKDLAEAERSHEK
- a CDS encoding GMC oxidoreductase gives rise to the protein MAANYTKFFAGSRNIPKGISLGYPVPGPQEASADQIAGQAFFATPNDWSDIQASAYDFIVIGTGPTGVAFIEQTLKHNPSARILVLERGGFWLPTHYQMLPLAFQAATGSPPTTYPWTRTTRMATTELEFFQAGYIPVLGGRSTYWSAWCPAPTPDLMRDWPQELIDVTLQPGFWDRARAFLHVTTMDKVHDGVYGSLQHQIDVNLRENFKRYVPSAESAFPAPIAVGHTPWKGVKFYKYSTVGTLLDLQQSQKALAAQGKGQPLAIVDHCVVDRLVHDGHGTVTALETTRGPLAVSSAKVVLAMGTIPPATLLMNSFKEALPNIGKRYTGHFMSHITARVKRSAFKDLAALEIGATYLDGKAPNGLQYHVQTSAFASANPEADESTIAHEAPDAAAVASMAQLKGSEDYVVFVCATLGEVSEKNPDNWIRMNGGTDPATNITLQLQPGVQDHHLWDVLDEATYQSIDVMAGHAGCSNPEVEYWVDDASGNGGRWQSERPDRKKIRLNIIVHEASPLWMGRDPATSVVGLDYRPHGVHNVYVTGGALFPTSGSWNPTLTMCGLAQDLADRLRG
- a CDS encoding VWA domain-containing protein, translated to MIEAGGFNANALERRYELLDRLPSSLFHAAAVNLNGTLRDRVAGVLQWHSALMDGSLPSLEGLSWPDRPTAELLQQELTDLRLPHFCKGEASLVEALLLDVLEGTATVAQKCAEWEAAQLRELMKQERARRQKAQAASGTSPSEPTTFKAKGRTVVLEEPLDASTLATLQEEAARLAKNQGQAVLRERIQMAWQERVRIWAQLEEVFGELAMMLGRGWDLGRGLFRSRGWLEVARLRELLEKLPALRHLIQVLGRMKTSEDASQPPVMETVIGPMRRVHEERREVRSPFARSETRGIERSGDIQRMLPPEAVLLGHPTLRRLWHARRAERTLLTYKVDGTVLERFQTEREALEAQQRASPPMTRGPILICLDTSGSMTGLPETVAKALVLESVRVAFTEKRACYLYSFSGPGDVAEHELSLTESGLARLMAFLTHSFAGGTDVEAPLERAVSRLDSEAWSRSDLLLVSDGEFAVSEKTRGLMAQASARKGMRAQGVLIGTGHGASMSALCSQVHRFSDWQSLLESPGKKPTAARAEGCSL
- a CDS encoding VOC family protein, which translates into the protein MKSDTSIPLLPCVELTSTLEFYALLGFEVTYQQRAPNPYAATQRGGAQLHFFGLKGLDPLKAFSSCLIIVDEVEELHARFLDALRKAYGRTPVRGLPRMTRMRKGQSRFTLTDPSGNSLMFIRRDEPDGYGDDGNTPTSILGKALKTARRLRDFKGDDVAAAKVLDAALKKPDAGTEKEREQALADRAELAVALGEVPAPLRP